The Cohnella abietis genome has a segment encoding these proteins:
- a CDS encoding CocE/NonD family hydrolase codes for MSRETSVGPMPEPGYSHGEYKKEFVEMSDGIRLVTHVWLPSGKGPWPTILVRNPYVDGEDVRDPSLLQFVEHGYAIVLQECRGRGRSEGVWHPYINERQDGLDTLQWLIVQQWQNGNIGLYGGSYLSFNQWILADVLPKEVKTMYISVMGTDVNRFAYMNGMFRHDIYTSWLLSNSGVDWAGRDLNEVARQAYRIRPPMQMDRQLMGVEASWYRNILANPGSGDDLWNDAEPWCLMKQLPSQVNIPICMVGGWFDIALDTMFEAYFGLRQEIRAISRFVVGPWVHSLAPYGDLDYPGGWVDGPNGGTKAVLEWFNYTLKGQSYTEALGVVHAYEIGENKWKTWGQWPPSKETLTFHLNDHLSLGLKPVEQDSKLSYLYDPDHPVETVGGSGLLSVYGDSEYLPKAASVKQHEPCYREDVISFLSEPLEQDMPIAGQIKAVLHVSSSAEDTAFTVKLIEVFPNGVAYNIADGITSLAYRNGAEKEMVYSPQQRERLTIELWAISWRMKQGSRIRLDVSSSNSPAYHAHPNLPGNWAKQKDVIIANQTLYWGGEFDSHIEFPIYTI; via the coding sequence TTGTCGAGAGAAACATCAGTTGGCCCAATGCCGGAGCCAGGCTACTCCCACGGGGAATACAAGAAGGAATTTGTTGAAATGAGCGACGGTATCCGATTAGTGACTCATGTATGGCTGCCCTCTGGAAAAGGCCCGTGGCCGACCATTCTTGTCCGGAATCCTTATGTGGATGGAGAAGATGTTCGTGATCCATCCCTATTGCAGTTCGTTGAGCATGGTTACGCAATAGTACTACAGGAATGCAGGGGAAGAGGGAGGTCTGAAGGAGTCTGGCACCCCTATATAAACGAGCGGCAGGATGGGCTTGATACGTTGCAGTGGCTTATTGTTCAGCAGTGGCAAAATGGAAATATCGGACTATACGGGGGCTCCTATCTTTCTTTTAACCAATGGATACTTGCTGATGTGCTACCTAAAGAAGTCAAGACGATGTATATAAGCGTGATGGGTACTGATGTCAATCGATTTGCTTATATGAATGGGATGTTCAGGCATGACATCTATACTTCTTGGCTGCTATCGAACTCAGGGGTTGATTGGGCAGGCAGAGATTTAAACGAGGTTGCCAGACAGGCTTATCGGATACGTCCCCCGATGCAGATGGATAGGCAGCTTATGGGTGTTGAAGCTTCTTGGTACCGAAATATCCTTGCCAACCCTGGGTCGGGCGATGATCTTTGGAATGATGCTGAGCCTTGGTGTCTAATGAAACAATTGCCCTCCCAAGTGAATATTCCGATTTGTATGGTCGGAGGGTGGTTCGATATAGCATTGGATACAATGTTTGAAGCATACTTCGGGCTACGTCAGGAAATTCGAGCTATTAGCCGTTTCGTCGTTGGTCCTTGGGTTCATTCTCTAGCACCTTATGGGGATTTAGATTATCCAGGGGGTTGGGTGGACGGACCAAATGGGGGCACTAAGGCCGTACTGGAATGGTTTAATTATACATTGAAGGGACAGTCCTACACAGAAGCGTTAGGTGTCGTTCATGCTTATGAGATTGGAGAGAATAAGTGGAAGACGTGGGGCCAGTGGCCGCCATCTAAGGAAACATTGACGTTTCATCTGAATGACCACCTGAGCTTAGGGCTCAAGCCCGTGGAGCAGGACTCAAAGCTATCTTACCTCTATGATCCTGATCATCCGGTAGAAACGGTAGGAGGAAGCGGTCTTCTGTCCGTATACGGGGATTCTGAATATTTGCCTAAAGCGGCTAGTGTGAAGCAACATGAGCCCTGCTACCGGGAGGACGTAATATCATTTCTGTCCGAACCTCTGGAACAGGATATGCCTATTGCAGGACAAATCAAGGCAGTTCTGCACGTAAGCTCTTCGGCTGAGGATACCGCATTCACCGTTAAGCTTATCGAGGTATTTCCAAATGGGGTAGCTTATAATATTGCAGACGGAATTACTAGTCTCGCCTACCGCAATGGGGCGGAGAAGGAAATGGTCTATTCGCCGCAGCAAAGAGAGAGATTAACAATCGAGCTCTGGGCAATATCATGGCGAATGAAGCAAGGGTCGAGAATTAGGCTGGATGTTTCCTCGTCTAATTCCCCGGCTTATCATGCTCATCCTAATCTTCCAGGTAACTGGGCGAAGCAGAAAGATGTAATAATTGCAAACCAAACCTTATATTGGGGAGGGGAATTCGATTCTCATATTGAATTTCCTATATATACGATTTAA
- a CDS encoding extracellular solute-binding protein: MPIVQIRIRLIVIAVLLMVGLPLAACSKQGGQATDLSSTVVTLKFYFGGEKKAATDEVWNRVSEYVQSKGLGVRFDVRFISFTDYKEKMLTKAAAGDKWDMNFDSDWQSYKEMASRGSYLPLNDLLPQYAPNLFHKYEKLGTLEAATMNGEIVGLPWTLKMNERPFVGWRADLAESVGIYREPNTVRTIEDLDVLLHELKDAFPSFKLSRIPPLALYITREEWVDLAFHGLGFYLSDPKMTVRAIEQQPFYLESALMSKKWNDYKILNRDAAIDIENGADQWRDGNMLFTITSHEWANASTGFVDPSFRQQMSLIYPNKKYVNRTALANVLAINRNSENPELVLRFLDMMETDKVLYDLVQYGIEGKTYVLHGEAADYPEGMQYFTSNYMEWDSRWAFWKPQYMRPTPTYPGDFWVKEAEFADLPMNINSPVDGLLISDDRIKNEVAKRDRGANEIGKPIEYGKVNNVEMEVQHYVDTQKTNGLDKIILEVQRQVNDYLWNK; encoded by the coding sequence ATGCCGATAGTGCAGATCCGTATACGTCTCATCGTCATAGCTGTTCTCTTGATGGTAGGACTACCTCTTGCAGCTTGTAGCAAGCAGGGTGGTCAAGCCACAGATCTTTCAAGTACAGTGGTTACGCTAAAGTTTTATTTTGGTGGGGAGAAGAAAGCAGCTACTGACGAGGTTTGGAATAGGGTGAGCGAATACGTCCAATCGAAAGGGCTTGGCGTGAGGTTTGATGTGCGTTTTATCTCATTTACAGATTATAAGGAGAAAATGCTTACTAAGGCCGCTGCAGGAGACAAATGGGACATGAACTTCGATTCAGATTGGCAGTCTTATAAGGAAATGGCCTCAAGAGGCTCCTATTTGCCGTTAAACGATCTTCTACCCCAATATGCGCCCAATCTATTTCACAAATATGAAAAGCTCGGAACACTGGAAGCAGCGACCATGAATGGAGAAATTGTAGGTCTTCCATGGACGTTGAAAATGAACGAGCGCCCTTTCGTAGGCTGGCGTGCTGATCTTGCCGAAAGTGTAGGAATTTATCGTGAGCCTAACACCGTTCGAACAATAGAGGATCTCGACGTTCTCCTCCATGAGCTTAAGGATGCCTTTCCTAGCTTTAAGCTTTCTCGAATTCCACCGCTTGCGTTATATATTACTCGTGAAGAGTGGGTCGATCTTGCTTTTCATGGGCTTGGCTTTTATTTGAGTGACCCTAAGATGACTGTAAGGGCAATTGAGCAGCAGCCCTTTTACCTAGAATCCGCTCTTATGAGCAAAAAATGGAATGATTATAAAATTTTGAATAGGGACGCTGCAATTGATATTGAAAATGGTGCAGACCAATGGAGAGACGGAAATATGCTCTTCACGATTACGTCTCATGAATGGGCGAACGCGAGCACAGGGTTCGTAGACCCATCGTTTCGGCAGCAAATGTCGCTCATTTATCCCAACAAGAAGTATGTCAATCGGACAGCGCTTGCTAACGTCTTAGCTATTAATCGTAATTCCGAGAATCCAGAGCTTGTTCTGAGATTTCTAGATATGATGGAAACAGATAAAGTACTGTACGATCTCGTGCAATATGGAATTGAGGGAAAGACATATGTACTCCATGGAGAAGCGGCTGATTACCCCGAGGGAATGCAATATTTCACTAGTAATTATATGGAGTGGGATAGCCGATGGGCATTCTGGAAGCCTCAGTATATGCGACCTACCCCTACGTATCCCGGAGATTTCTGGGTGAAGGAGGCTGAGTTTGCCGATTTGCCTATGAACATCAATTCTCCCGTGGATGGTCTTCTGATTTCAGACGACAGAATTAAGAATGAAGTGGCTAAAAGAGACCGTGGAGCAAACGAAATCGGAAAGCCGATTGAATACGGCAAAGTTAATAACGTAGAGATGGAGGTTCAGCACTACGTAGATACACAAAAAACTAACGGACTAGATAAGATTATCTTGGAAGTACAAAGACAAGTTAATGATTACCTTTGGAATAAATAA
- a CDS encoding glycoside hydrolase family 55 protein — protein MLIAYCAVVILVIAVFIAIQASKDSRNKEAGQDPEISAPVVKETEATEDSEPSPVRAVWINPETQKKVIKTQFPSEDIVIADFNVADFGAAADGKTDDTGALQRALIAAGKNGGGVVFVPAGRYKIMGTLLVPTGVTLRGDRSNTWSGGAVEGTILEAYSGRGEEKGESFISLKQASGITNLSIWYPEQRLEDPYAYPWTIAQLSGDSATIEKVTLVNSYNGIKIGPDWNELHYVKQLSGTTLKTGIFLDFTTDIGRLEGIQLSPEFWANSGLPGAPVPEALFEYMTAHAEGIVMGRSDWEYMSDIRISGFKTGMRVTTRTGSTDTANAQFYRVDIDNCNVALKIEGVNDYGLLISDSSFKANAGKSPVAIYATEGFRAIVQFNKVTVGGLPLNAVLNEGSGVLSFENSLIGGWDESIGHGIVAKAGSLILGETKFSQPKGHLLLEEAVASVNALNSGFDNKLDIENHSLKAEVKVLQDSQVQLKKLPQAVKLDIAMQPKPTTALLFDVTASPYDADRTGQKDVSAAIKMALEDAGASGGGTVYLPAGTYRIQQSLTVPSGVELRGSWDVPHHTIGGGTVIFTNHGENDAQASPFISLAKSAGIRGLNIYYDGQNWDAIKPYSWTIQGLGHDVYVIDTTLPDSYQGIDFGTYDTSGHYIDYVAGSPLKEGIYVGGGAVGGIIRNVQFNPHYSARSTYPNRPMDNEFDKVWGYQKENLDAFRVENVREQIIFNTFVYGSLYGIHFASQDGNGPEAIVIGHGTDGSKKGVYLEAAGPKGLTFINTELVSMSSTDKVYVTIGEQFKSEVTFFNTSMWGDPSRSIDVKSGKFTMQQGNFTVVGFRGINSSGGEVYLYNSYFQQSGRTHVYAGEKIERMVVTNNLYRGGMGYDDDAPAGSVSGSDISP, from the coding sequence ATGCTAATTGCATATTGCGCTGTCGTTATATTGGTCATTGCCGTGTTTATCGCGATTCAGGCATCCAAAGATAGCCGCAATAAAGAGGCTGGACAAGACCCAGAGATATCTGCCCCCGTTGTCAAAGAAACAGAAGCAACAGAGGATAGCGAGCCCAGTCCCGTACGAGCGGTTTGGATAAACCCGGAAACACAGAAAAAAGTAATCAAAACGCAATTTCCATCGGAGGATATCGTCATTGCTGATTTTAACGTTGCGGACTTTGGAGCAGCAGCCGACGGAAAGACGGATGATACCGGAGCCTTGCAGAGAGCGCTAATCGCAGCAGGTAAGAACGGCGGTGGAGTCGTATTCGTGCCTGCTGGAAGATACAAAATTATGGGGACACTGCTTGTCCCAACGGGGGTTACATTAAGAGGAGACAGGAGTAATACATGGTCGGGTGGTGCGGTCGAAGGAACGATTTTAGAGGCGTATTCCGGCAGAGGAGAGGAAAAGGGAGAAAGCTTTATCTCACTGAAACAAGCGAGCGGGATAACGAATTTATCCATCTGGTATCCAGAGCAACGATTAGAGGATCCCTATGCTTACCCTTGGACTATTGCTCAGCTATCAGGTGACAGCGCGACAATCGAGAAGGTAACACTAGTTAACTCTTATAACGGCATTAAAATTGGACCTGACTGGAACGAGCTACATTACGTCAAACAGCTGTCCGGAACAACGCTGAAAACAGGAATTTTTCTGGATTTTACGACGGATATCGGTCGACTTGAAGGCATTCAGCTATCTCCTGAGTTTTGGGCAAATTCAGGGCTACCGGGCGCACCTGTACCGGAGGCACTGTTCGAATACATGACAGCACATGCAGAAGGTATCGTTATGGGACGCTCGGATTGGGAGTATATGTCTGACATTCGCATCTCAGGCTTCAAAACGGGCATGAGAGTTACGACAAGAACAGGCTCAACCGACACAGCCAATGCGCAATTTTATCGCGTCGACATCGACAATTGCAATGTTGCGTTGAAGATTGAAGGCGTGAATGATTACGGTTTATTGATTTCAGATAGCAGCTTCAAGGCCAATGCTGGAAAATCTCCAGTCGCGATTTACGCAACAGAAGGCTTTCGAGCTATTGTGCAATTTAATAAGGTAACGGTTGGAGGCCTGCCACTTAATGCCGTCTTGAACGAAGGCAGCGGAGTATTGTCTTTCGAAAATAGTCTTATTGGCGGCTGGGATGAATCGATTGGGCACGGAATTGTAGCTAAGGCGGGCTCACTTATTTTAGGAGAGACGAAGTTCTCGCAGCCCAAGGGGCATTTATTGCTTGAAGAAGCCGTAGCATCGGTCAATGCGCTTAACTCGGGCTTCGACAATAAGCTCGATATAGAAAATCATAGTCTCAAGGCAGAAGTAAAGGTTCTTCAGGATAGTCAGGTTCAGCTGAAGAAGCTCCCACAGGCTGTGAAGCTAGATATTGCCATGCAGCCTAAACCGACGACTGCGCTCCTGTTTGATGTGACCGCATCCCCCTATGACGCAGATAGGACCGGACAGAAAGACGTATCTGCTGCTATAAAGATGGCGTTGGAAGATGCCGGAGCTTCAGGTGGAGGAACTGTTTATTTACCTGCGGGAACATACAGAATTCAACAATCACTTACAGTGCCTAGCGGAGTAGAGCTAAGAGGCTCATGGGACGTACCTCATCATACGATTGGCGGGGGAACCGTCATTTTTACGAACCATGGGGAAAATGATGCTCAAGCAAGTCCATTCATTTCTTTAGCAAAGAGTGCGGGAATTCGAGGGCTGAACATTTATTACGACGGGCAAAATTGGGATGCAATTAAGCCTTATTCTTGGACCATTCAGGGACTAGGGCATGACGTATATGTCATCGACACGACTCTTCCAGACTCCTATCAAGGCATTGATTTCGGAACCTATGATACTAGTGGCCATTACATTGACTACGTTGCTGGCTCCCCGCTTAAAGAAGGTATTTACGTGGGTGGCGGCGCGGTCGGTGGGATTATTCGTAACGTACAATTCAACCCGCATTACTCAGCAAGAAGCACCTATCCTAATCGTCCGATGGACAATGAGTTTGACAAGGTGTGGGGCTATCAGAAGGAAAATCTGGACGCTTTCCGTGTTGAGAATGTAAGAGAGCAGATTATTTTTAATACGTTTGTCTATGGCTCCCTATATGGCATCCATTTTGCTAGTCAGGACGGCAATGGGCCTGAAGCGATTGTCATCGGGCATGGTACTGATGGAAGCAAGAAGGGTGTTTATTTGGAGGCGGCAGGACCCAAAGGATTGACCTTTATTAATACAGAGCTCGTCTCTATGAGTTCTACGGATAAGGTGTACGTGACCATAGGAGAACAGTTTAAATCAGAGGTTACCTTTTTCAACACCTCGATGTGGGGCGATCCTTCTCGCAGTATCGATGTGAAATCCGGGAAATTTACGATGCAGCAAGGGAATTTTACTGTTGTTGGCTTCCGGGGAATTAACTCGAGCGGGGGCGAGGTGTACCTGTATAATTCCTATTTTCAACAATCTGGAAGGACACACGTTTATGCTGGGGAAAAAATCGAACGTATGGTCGTCACTAATAATCTTTACAGAGGTGGAATGGGTTACGACGACGATGCACCTGCGGGTTCGGTTTCGGGAAGCGATATATCGCCATAG
- a CDS encoding ABC transporter permease, translating into MKIVTGAERTSTSVGLKSKGVLRELVRNRALLLMFLPAATLLFLFNYLPLAGLVIAFKNFDFSKGIFGSDWAQPFFNNFDYLISSETAYRAVRNTILLNALFIAAGLVFEVGLALLLNEIRNKYFKRITQSLTFLPFFISWIVVGVFAYNLMNFESGAINRIIQSLGFDPVDFYSEAGLWPFILTLAVRWKVTGYGTIIYLAALTSVDNSYYEAASIDGATRWQQTRYISLPMLKPTIMILTLLAVGRIMNADFGMFYAMIGDAALLFPTTDVIDTFVYRSLRKSGDIGMASAAGFVQSTVAFVLVLVSNYIARRTDKDSAIF; encoded by the coding sequence ATGAAAATCGTCACGGGAGCTGAACGTACGTCGACATCAGTAGGTCTGAAGAGTAAAGGGGTCTTACGCGAGCTTGTCCGAAATCGAGCCCTTTTGCTTATGTTTCTGCCAGCCGCGACTCTCTTGTTTCTCTTTAATTATTTACCGCTTGCAGGCCTTGTGATTGCTTTCAAAAATTTCGACTTTAGCAAAGGAATTTTCGGAAGCGATTGGGCACAGCCCTTCTTTAACAATTTTGATTACTTAATTTCCTCTGAGACAGCTTACCGAGCGGTGCGGAACACGATACTTCTAAATGCTTTATTCATCGCAGCTGGATTGGTGTTTGAGGTTGGACTTGCGTTATTGCTCAATGAAATTAGAAACAAGTATTTTAAGCGAATCACGCAATCATTAACCTTCCTGCCCTTCTTCATCTCTTGGATAGTCGTCGGTGTCTTCGCCTACAACCTGATGAATTTCGAGAGTGGAGCCATTAACCGAATTATACAATCTCTTGGATTCGACCCAGTTGATTTCTACAGTGAAGCAGGATTATGGCCCTTCATCTTAACGCTCGCCGTTCGTTGGAAGGTGACCGGATACGGAACAATCATTTACTTGGCAGCTCTCACGAGCGTTGATAATTCTTATTACGAGGCAGCTTCAATAGATGGAGCCACCAGATGGCAACAAACGCGTTACATTAGTTTACCGATGCTGAAGCCAACAATCATGATTTTAACGTTGCTAGCAGTAGGACGTATCATGAACGCAGATTTCGGAATGTTCTACGCAATGATTGGGGATGCGGCACTCTTGTTTCCGACAACGGATGTTATTGATACCTTCGTTTATCGAAGCCTTCGCAAGTCGGGAGATATTGGTATGGCTTCTGCAGCAGGATTCGTTCAATCGACAGTCGCGTTCGTTCTCGTTCTCGTAAGCAACTATATTGCTCGTAGGACAGATAAAGATTCCGCCATTTTCTAA